The following are encoded in a window of Qipengyuania soli genomic DNA:
- a CDS encoding FixH family protein: MMRKEFTGRHMTAILVVGFGIVFAVNFTMAALATEGFGGVVVENSYVASQKYNGWLEEAREQDKLGYNAEIARDNDGHLVVSTTDVPNFATASAEIRRPLGTPDARTVKFERSGPDEFRSSDPIPAGRWTVRLTLRNSGKVWAREAHIS, translated from the coding sequence ATGATGCGCAAGGAATTCACCGGGCGGCACATGACCGCGATCCTGGTGGTAGGTTTCGGTATCGTCTTTGCCGTGAACTTCACCATGGCAGCGCTGGCCACGGAAGGGTTCGGCGGCGTGGTGGTCGAAAACTCCTATGTCGCCAGCCAGAAATACAACGGCTGGCTCGAGGAAGCGCGCGAACAGGACAAGCTCGGCTACAACGCCGAGATTGCTCGCGATAACGACGGGCATTTGGTCGTCAGCACCACCGACGTCCCTAATTTTGCGACCGCTTCTGCCGAGATCCGCCGCCCGCTCGGCACACCCGATGCGCGGACGGTGAAATTCGAGCGTTCGGGTCCTGACGAGTTCCGTTCCAGCGATCCGATACCGGCCGGGCGCTGGACCGTCCGCCTCACGCTTCGCAACTCGGGCAAGGTCTGGGCTCGGGAGGCCCACATCTCGTGA